From the genome of Pseudomonas yamanorum, one region includes:
- a CDS encoding SDR family NAD(P)-dependent oxidoreductase: MKSFNGRVAAITGAASGMGRALALALAREGCHLALADKNSQGLEQTVALIKAQVLAPVLVTSQVLDVSDRQAVEEWAARCAAEHGQINMIFNNAGVALSSTVEGVDYSDLEWIVGINFWGVVYGTKAFLPYLKASGDGHVINTSSVFGLFAQPGMSGYNATKFAVRGFTESLRQELDLQKSGVSATCVHPGGIRTDICRSSRIDANMTGFLIHSEQQARADFEKLFITDADQAAKVILSGVRKNKRRVLIGRDAYFLDLLARCLPAAYQALVVFASKRMAPKQRSAPSPVLETNEEHRL, from the coding sequence ATGAAGTCATTCAACGGCCGCGTGGCGGCCATCACCGGCGCGGCGTCAGGCATGGGCCGCGCGTTGGCCCTGGCGTTGGCGCGTGAAGGCTGCCACTTGGCGCTGGCGGATAAAAACAGCCAGGGCCTGGAGCAGACCGTCGCACTGATCAAGGCCCAGGTGCTTGCGCCAGTGCTGGTGACCTCGCAGGTGCTGGACGTTTCCGACCGCCAGGCGGTGGAAGAGTGGGCGGCCCGCTGCGCCGCGGAGCATGGCCAGATCAATATGATCTTCAACAACGCCGGCGTCGCGCTGTCCAGCACCGTCGAAGGCGTGGATTACAGCGACCTGGAATGGATCGTCGGGATCAACTTCTGGGGCGTGGTCTACGGCACCAAGGCCTTCCTGCCTTACCTCAAGGCCAGCGGCGACGGCCATGTGATCAACACCTCCAGCGTGTTCGGCCTGTTCGCCCAGCCGGGCATGAGCGGCTACAACGCCACCAAGTTCGCCGTGCGTGGCTTTACCGAATCCCTGCGCCAGGAACTCGACTTGCAAAAAAGCGGGGTCTCGGCCACCTGCGTGCATCCCGGCGGGATCCGCACCGACATCTGCCGCAGCAGCCGGATCGACGCCAACATGACCGGCTTTCTGATCCACAGCGAACAGCAGGCCCGGGCCGACTTTGAAAAGCTGTTCATTACCGACGCCGACCAGGCCGCCAAAGTGATCCTGAGCGGAGTCCGCAAAAACAAACGCCGCGTGCTGATCGGCCGCGACGCCTACTTCCTGGACCTGCTGGCCCGCTGCCTGCCGGCCGCCTATCAAGCGCTGGTGGTGTTCGCCAGCA